The following proteins are co-located in the Poecile atricapillus isolate bPoeAtr1 chromosome 2, bPoeAtr1.hap1, whole genome shotgun sequence genome:
- the SEC22C gene encoding vesicle-trafficking protein SEC22c → MSMIFFACVVRVRDGLPLSASTDFHLNQDFLECRKRLKALSSILARYPSRGTAKGRNLSIHFLSSGDIACMAICSSSYSTIMAFCFLEELRWEFAASYNTRSINSASRPYAFIEFDNIIQKVKHHFNSTRGSRARSSWERVEEELKLQPPVQLQLEATELLNGLSNGGHAGGHVEVVPTYRMQPVTPLGILSLVLNIMCGALNLIRGVHLAEYSFQEDHEGIGNVIAFFLPFLACVFQCYLYLFYSSARKVKTFVLLFCVCSCNIYLYGLRNLWQISFHIGVASLSSYQILTRQLLEKQPDCGV, encoded by the exons ATGTCCATGATCTTCTTTGCCTGTGTGGTGCGGGTGAGGGATGGGCTTCCCCTCTCAGCCTCCACAGATTTCCATCTCAACCAGGACTTTCTGGAGTGCAGGAAGAGATTGAAGGCGTTATCCTCCATCCTGGCGCGGTATCCCAGCCGGGGCACAGCGAAAGGACGTAACCTGAGCATTCA tttcctttcttctggGGATATTGCCTGCATGGCAATCTgttccagcagctactcaacCATCATGGCCTTCTGCTTCCTGGAAGAGCTTCGGTGGGAATTTGCTGCTTCCTACAACACGAGGAGCATCAATTCAGCTTCCAGACCATATGCATTTATTGAATTTG ATAACATCATTCAGAAGGTGAAACACCATTTCAACAGCACCCGTGGCTCCcgggccaggagcagctgggagagggtggaggaggagctgaagctgcagcccccagtgcagctgcagctggaggccacggagctgctgaaCGGGCTGAGCAACGGAGGGCACGCAGGAGGCCATGTGGAGGTTG tCCCTACTTACAGAATGCAGCCTGTGACCCCCCTGGGGATTCTGTCACTTGTTCTGAACATCATGTGTGGAGCTCTGAACCTGATCCGAGGAGTTCACCTGGCAGAATATTCCTTTCAG GAGGACCACGAAGGCATTGGAAATGTGATAGctttttttctaccttttctAGCCTGTGTTTTTCAG TGTTACCTGTACCTCTTCTACAGCTCAGCCAGGAAGGTGAAGACATTTGTGCtccttttctgtgtctgttCATGCAACATCTACTTGTATGGATTACGGAACCTCTGGCAAATCTCCTTCCACATAGGAGTGGCTTCTCTTTCCTCCTACCAGATCCTGACAaggcagctcctggagaagcagCCTGACTGTGGTGTATGA